A window of Oncorhynchus clarkii lewisi isolate Uvic-CL-2024 unplaced genomic scaffold, UVic_Ocla_1.0 unplaced_contig_6699_pilon_pilon, whole genome shotgun sequence contains these coding sequences:
- the LOC139396847 gene encoding myelin-associated glycoprotein-like, translating into PPRNTSVSVSPSDSVLEDNSVTLTCSSDANPPVTSYRWYSVREGKEDYVASGQKIIQATMNVIDGREYYCKAQNHHGEDQSATTNASVEFAPQISSSSRCLHSRSQVSCTCDSHANPAPLVQWRLSGRHVNHSTATAIREEPLGRIGLRSTLTIRQSQEDTPTALCLSSNSQGSASLQLCVTSTGYQMLSLLVGAGAGAAGMLLLCVVTCVIARRLHAKTTWDLKPEDITELILTDWTLSQEEDSLYASKSTLTGHPRANGANGKGTRGVNPDLHGPQPTDPPGGLHYKPPPIGPLNSDHVPLQHSSLDTTTTRIEG; encoded by the exons ATCCTCCCAGGAACACATCAGTATCTGTGAGTCCCTCTGATTCTGTGTTAGAGGACAATTCAGtgactctgacctgcagcagCGATGCCAACCCACCAGTGACCAGTTACCGCTGGTACTcagtgagagaggggaaggaggactATGTGGCCTCTGGACAAAAAATAATCCAGGCCACAATGAATGTTATTGACGGAAGAGAATACTACTGTAAAGCCCAAAATCATCATGGAGAGGATCAGTCAGCGACTACAAACGCATCTGTGGAGT TTGCTCCTCAGATCTCATCCTCCTCTCGCTGCCTCCACTCCAGATCTCAGGTCAGCTGTACCTGTGACAGCCACGCTAACCCCGCCCCCTTGGTGCAGTGGCGTCTGTCTGGCCGACATGTCAATCATTCCACAGCCACGGCCATCAGGGAGGAGCCTCTGGGCAGAATTGGCCTCAGGAGCACTCTGACCATCCGTCAATCACAAGAAGACACGCCCACTGCACTTTGCCTCAGCTCCAACTCTCAGGGCTCTGCCAGTCTGCAGCTTTGTGTCACCTCCACAG GTTACCAGATGCTGTCTCTGTTGGTGGGAGCTGGGGCAGGTGCTGCTGGGATGCTGTTGCTGTGTGTTGTAACATGTGTCATTGCCAG GAGATTGCATGCCAAGACAACCTGGGATCTGAAACCGGAGGACATAACAGAGCTCATACTAACTGACTGG ACTCTCTCTCAGGAAGAGGACTCTCTGTACGCCAGTAAATCCACACTGACCGGACACCCGAGAGCCAACGGGGCCAATGGGAAAGGGACCAGAGGGGttaatccagacctccatgggccCCAACCCACAGACCCTCCTGGAGGTCTACACTACAAACCCCCACCCATAGGCCCCCTTAACAGTGATCACGTACCCCTCCAGCACTCCAGCCTGGACACCACCACGACCAGGATAGAGGGGTAG
- the LOC139396846 gene encoding mucin-22-like has protein sequence MTVSYQENTYMSVSNQENIYMSVSNQNTYMSVSNQNTYMSVSNQENTYTSVSNQENTYMSVSNQENTYMSVSNQENIYMSVSNQDNTYMSVSNQENTYMSVSYQENIYMSVSYQENIYMSVSNQENTYMSVSNQENIYMSVSNQENTYMSVSNQDNIYMSVSNQENTYMSVSYQENTYMSVSNQENTYMSVSYQENTYMSVSNQENIYMSVSNQENIYMSVSNQENTYMSVSNQENIYMSVSNQENTYMSVSNQENIYMSVSNQENTYMSVSNQENIYMSVSNQENTYMSVSNQENIYMSVSNQENTYMSVSNQENTYMSVSNQENTYMSVSNQENIYMSVSNQNTYMSVSNQENTCHLTYISTEQDI, from the coding sequence ATGACAGTTTCCTACCAGGAGAACACCTATATGTCAGTTTCCAACCAGGAGAACATCTATATGTCAGTTTCCAACCAGAACACCTATATGTCAGTTTCCAACCAGAACACCTATATGTCAGTTTCCAACCAGGAGAACACCTATACGTCAGTTTCCAACCAGGAGAACACCTATATGTCAGTTTCCAACCAGGAGAACACCTATATGTCAGTTTCCAACCAGGAGAACATCTATATGTCAGTTTCCAACCAGGATAACACCTATATGTCAGTGTCCAACCAGGAGAACACCTATATGTCAGTTTCGTACCAGGAGAACATCTATATGTCAGTTTCCTACCAGGAGAACATCTATATGTCAGTTTCCAACCAGGAGAACACCTATATGTCAGTTTCCAACCAGGAGAACATCTATATGTCAGTTTCCAACCAGGAGAACACCTATATGTCAGTTTCCAACCAGGATAACATCTATATGTCAGTTTCCAACCAGGAGAACACCTATATGTCAGTTTCCTACCAGGAGAACACCTATATGTCCGTTTCCAACCAGGAGAACACCTATATGTCAGTTTCCTACCAGGAGAACACCTATATGTCAGTTTCCAACCAGGAGAACATCTATATGTCAGTTTCCAACCAGGAGAACATCTATATGTCAGTGTCCAACCAGGAGAACACCTATATGTCAGTTTCCAACCAGGAGAACATCTATATGTCAGTGTCCAACCAGGAGAACACCTATATGTCAGTTTCCAACCAGGAGAACATCTATATGTCAGTTTCCAACCAGGAGAACACCTATATGTCAGTTTCCAACCAGGAGAACATCTATATGTCAGTTTCCAACCAGGAGAACACCTATATGTCAGTTTCCAATCAGGAGAACATCTATATGTCAGTTTCCAACCAGGAGAACACCTATATGTCAGTTTCCAACCAGGAGAACACCTATATGTCAGTTTCCAACCAGGAGAACACCTATATGTCAGTTTCCAACCAGGAGAACATCTATATGTCAGTTTCCAACCAGAACACCTATATGTCAGTTTCCAACCAGGAGAACACCTGTCACCTTACCTATATTTCAACTGAACAGGACATTTGA
- the LOC139396849 gene encoding lysosomal proton-coupled steroid conjugate and bile acid symporter SLC46A3-like: protein MKGLLLIEPLVAFYAFANFLVYPLVPQYVYRRLWQDITNNTYPVSDNTSRCDPSNTSSHNEEVQKAASLFSLYTELISIIPSLAVTFILVAYSDQRGRKITIILPLIGSLFYALSFLAVSFFELNLYLLIVSSFVSALFGGSGTFLGGCFSYIADLCEDGQQKTLRMAGIDMVNGLLSGVASLSTGYFLRAAGFNWPFFTSALFLCFNLLYAVFILEETLQRPLDAPLDGSLRHTAMHQLGYGVYQLFAGASRRRNVLLMLLLLLFGSFSFANMGGHSMITLYELNQPLCWNEILIGYGSALSMTMFLTSFVGVTMFSRCGVPNIVIILIGILSVMAGMTLVAFAKTTLMMFLVRLPMLLAIMPFPVLRSMMSKIVSKTEQGALFACLACLDSVNNSVAIAVFSSLYAATVTWYPGFCFLLSAGLCVIPLVLLVIVVLLGVDESKEAEVLIPEEEGLAGDDDPLLT, encoded by the exons ATGAAGGGGTTATTGCTGATAGAGCCACTGGTAGCCTTCTATGCTTTCGCCAATTTCCTGGTCTATCCTCTGGTACCGCAGTATGTCTACAGGAGGCTATGGCAGGATATAACCAACAACACCTACCCTGTCTCTGACAACACATCACGCTGCGATCCCTCCAACACCAGCAGCCACAATGAG GAGGTCCAGAAGGCGgcatctctcttctccctctacacCGAGCTCATCTCCATTATCCCCTCTCTGGCCGTCACCTTCATCCTCGTTGCCTACAGCGACCAGCGCGGACGCAAGATCACCATCATCCTGCCTCTGATTGGTTCTCTGTTCTACGCGCTGTCCTTCCTGGCAGTCTCCTTTTTCGAGCTTAACCTCTACCTCCTCATCGTCTCGTCGTTCGTCAGCGCCCTGTTCGGGGGCTCGGGGACGTTCCTGGGTGGTTGTTTCTCCTACATCGCTGATCTGTGTGAGGACGGACAGCAGAAGACCCTGCGTATGGCCGGGATAGACATGGTCAACGGCCTGCTGTCTGGAGTGGCCTCTCTCTCTACGGGATACTTCCTTCGAGCAGCAGGCTTCAACTGGCCCTTCTTCACCTCTGCTCTGTTCCTGTGTTTCAACCTGCTGTACGCTGTCTTCATCCTGGAGGAGACGCTCCAACGACCACTAGACGCCCCCCTGGATGGCTCCCTGCGTCACACCGCCATGCATCAGCTGGGCTACGGGGTCTACCAACTGTTTGCAGGGGCCAGCAGGAGGCGCAACGTCCTTCTGAtgcttctcctgctcctcttcgGCTCCTTCTCCTTCGCCAACATGGGCGGGCACTCCATGATCACACTGTACGAGCTCAACCAGCCGCTGTGCTGGAACGAGATCCTAATTGGCTACGGCTCTGCGCTGTCCATGACGATGTTCCTGACCAGCTTTGTGGGTGTGACGATGTTCTCTCGCTGCGGCGTGCCCAACATCGTCATCATTCTCATAGGGATACTGAGTGTCATGGCGGGTATGACCCTGGTGGCCTTCGCCAAGACCACGCTCATGATGTTCCTGG TCAGGCTTCCAATGCTTCTGGCCATCATGCCATTCCCCGTGCTGAGATCCATGATGTCGAAGATCGTGTCAAAGACCGAGCAGG gagcgtTGTTTGCGTGCTTGGCTTGCCTGGACAGTGTGAACAACAGTGTGGCGATAGCTGTGTTCAGTAGTCTCTACGCTGCCACGGTAACCTGGTACCCTGGATTCTGCTTCCTGTTGTCTGCTGGACTCTGTGTCATCCCCTTGGTCCTGCTAGT GATTGTGGTGCTGCTGGGGGTGGATGAAAGTAAGGAGGCAGAGGTCCTCATCCCAGAAGAGGAAGGCCTGGCCGGAGACGATGACCCTCTCCTCACCTGA